A DNA window from Rossellomorea marisflavi contains the following coding sequences:
- a CDS encoding response regulator transcription factor, with amino-acid sequence MIRVMIVDDEPLILDGLTYLLDWESLGFEVVAKARNGREALELSRTIAFDVLITDIKMPEMTGLELIEALKEEQEEVKAIVLSGFQEFDLIKKGLVLGIENYLLKPVNEDELVSSLLHIKDKLDQQDLGEESILILRDHSIWRYMMGKMPLREFQERLALYPELTLPVPFHLGLLKVEDSDSVKVQKQIETGPSICVTTPQGDLMILWDPAHVEAELERITPIVDERKGILVTSGRVEEIGETPRVMKELERASELKMILPDQEQHLAEDMILSPSIKTIDVRNYLKPEMLEGLANEEYGRVREELGNVFIQLSSDPFLLKSVFLDTFFQMKGRFLLSLEYGQYVQIIHEILHIEGEEDAMRLLDTCMKWMEREGQGEEKRSPIIQTVLTYIHQHYSEDMSLKTLGHRFHINPIYLGQLFQKEAGDSFTKYLNKLRIDRAKKLLLNSHEKAGQIGKRVGYTDATYFYKQFKKYENATPSEWRKQRV; translated from the coding sequence ATGATCCGGGTGATGATTGTAGACGACGAACCATTGATCTTGGATGGACTGACCTATCTATTGGATTGGGAGTCCCTTGGATTTGAAGTGGTGGCCAAAGCGAGAAACGGCAGAGAAGCTCTGGAATTATCCAGGACGATTGCATTCGACGTTCTGATCACCGACATAAAAATGCCGGAAATGACGGGGCTCGAGCTCATTGAAGCACTGAAGGAAGAACAGGAGGAAGTGAAAGCCATTGTCCTTTCTGGATTCCAGGAGTTTGATTTAATTAAAAAGGGGCTCGTCCTGGGAATCGAAAACTATTTATTGAAGCCGGTGAATGAGGATGAACTGGTCTCCTCCCTTCTTCATATAAAAGATAAACTCGATCAGCAGGATCTTGGAGAGGAATCGATTCTCATCCTGCGGGATCACTCCATCTGGAGGTACATGATGGGGAAGATGCCCCTCCGTGAATTTCAGGAAAGGCTGGCGCTCTATCCTGAATTGACTCTCCCGGTCCCCTTTCATCTCGGGCTTCTCAAAGTCGAGGACAGTGACAGTGTAAAGGTTCAGAAACAGATTGAAACCGGGCCATCCATCTGCGTCACCACTCCACAAGGGGACTTGATGATCTTATGGGACCCTGCACATGTTGAAGCTGAGCTAGAGCGAATAACCCCGATTGTAGACGAAAGGAAAGGGATCCTGGTGACAAGCGGAAGAGTGGAAGAGATCGGTGAAACCCCAAGAGTGATGAAGGAGCTGGAGCGTGCGAGTGAATTAAAGATGATCCTTCCCGATCAGGAGCAACACCTTGCAGAGGATATGATTCTCTCTCCTTCCATCAAGACAATCGATGTCCGGAACTACTTGAAGCCGGAGATGCTCGAGGGGCTGGCAAACGAGGAGTATGGACGCGTACGCGAGGAACTCGGCAACGTCTTCATTCAGCTCTCCTCTGACCCCTTCCTATTGAAAAGTGTGTTCCTTGATACCTTCTTCCAGATGAAGGGGCGCTTCCTCTTATCTTTGGAATACGGTCAGTATGTCCAGATCATCCATGAGATCCTCCATATAGAAGGAGAGGAGGATGCGATGAGGCTTCTTGACACGTGTATGAAATGGATGGAAAGAGAAGGTCAAGGTGAAGAAAAGAGAAGTCCGATCATCCAGACGGTCCTGACGTATATCCATCAACATTATTCGGAGGATATGTCCCTCAAAACGTTGGGCCATCGCTTCCACATCAATCCTATCTACCTTGGACAGCTCTTCCAGAAGGAAGCCGGGGACTCTTTCACCAAGTACTTGAATAAACTTCGCATTGACCGGGCCAAGAAACTCCTATTAAACTCTCATGAGAAAGCTGGCCAAATCGGTAAACGTGTAGGCTATACCGACGCCACCTACTTCTATAAGCAGTTTAAAAAATACGAAAACGCCACTCCTTCAGAATGGAGGAAGCAGCGAGTTTGA
- a CDS encoding YesL family protein: MFNRLGSLFTEASLWIWKTMQLNVIWFMHILLGGVVLGFFPATTALFATTRRWLKGGLEEPIYDGYHRYYKAHFWKTNAIGWIYTSIGVFLALDLYLVTQLKGIVVLFSTAIILFLSILYVFSFLYVFPYYVHFEQSLKHYLIQPFILTLISFKQNLVITIGLTMVGYLIYQMPGLIPFALGVMPAYWIMKVSMNRYNQFAATGGKA; the protein is encoded by the coding sequence ATGTTTAATCGCTTGGGAAGTCTGTTCACAGAAGCGAGCCTCTGGATCTGGAAGACGATGCAGCTCAATGTGATCTGGTTCATGCATATCCTTCTTGGTGGAGTCGTTCTGGGCTTCTTTCCTGCCACAACGGCCCTATTCGCCACCACACGGAGATGGCTGAAGGGCGGTCTCGAAGAGCCGATCTACGATGGCTATCATCGCTACTACAAGGCGCATTTCTGGAAGACGAATGCAATCGGATGGATTTATACATCAATCGGTGTTTTCCTTGCCCTGGATCTATATCTCGTTACCCAACTGAAAGGAATCGTCGTGTTGTTCAGCACGGCAATCATCCTATTCCTCTCAATCCTATATGTTTTTTCATTTTTATATGTTTTCCCGTATTACGTCCATTTTGAGCAATCGCTCAAACATTATTTGATCCAGCCATTCATCCTCACCCTGATCAGCTTCAAGCAGAACCTGGTCATCACGATCGGCCTCACGATGGTAGGCTATCTCATCTATCAGATGCCTGGGTTGATTCCATTTGCCTTGGGCGTCATGCCGGCCTACTGGATCATGAAGGTATCCATGAACCGCTATAACCAATTTGCAGCGACAGGAGGAAAAGCTTGA
- a CDS encoding sensor histidine kinase: MKALQPIRRISKRMFYRVFLTYSLIIFLTMTVLFVFLTDYYSDFIVQREIDRQETIINEIKSELQGKHQFVRQGIQQLYQEQPLIEDLAFALQHDYQDYIGYRLDKFSNSDSFVPYNFDIFVKNYFSRDPESIALRIRNESLGTEYMYLFDHSRWKQGNHYKEGASPITDEPSEPKDMFVVEEQINDPVSMDRLGKAMVYFGYDSIDGLLTLTDMPAKSAFIITNEEGDILYSYGKAPTSLIDGLSYSAVQKKVDDHGRYYIQSSIEPVSGHMVTAIVPEKEIAQLFTYKTTIFFLLILLTTIAIILPYFALRGYSKRLDEIMNKMKEVQEGNIDARIETTHVDDDLTDISHTINKTLDDLNDYIDKVYRSKLKQTEAELANLQSQINPHFLYNTLEAIRMKSLSEGGRTSAKMIVQLAHLFRYSLKSADLVPVEDEINHAHQYIELFKVRFPDQLTTELYVEEELKSLYLPPFILQPFIENFLIHGFRRDRQDNHLSVSIHKMGDTARIIIEDNGTGIEQDRLHSIMERLKEEVGSTSSIGVGNVHRRIRLKYGEGYGVEIKSIAGVKTTVQITLPFMKEVQ, from the coding sequence ATGAAAGCGTTACAGCCGATTAGACGTATCAGCAAAAGGATGTTTTACCGGGTCTTTCTTACATACTCCCTCATCATTTTTCTGACGATGACCGTCTTATTTGTCTTTCTGACAGACTATTATTCTGATTTTATCGTTCAAAGGGAAATTGACCGCCAGGAAACGATCATCAACGAGATCAAATCGGAGCTGCAGGGCAAGCATCAGTTCGTAAGACAGGGCATCCAGCAACTGTATCAGGAGCAGCCCCTCATCGAGGATCTGGCATTTGCCCTGCAGCATGACTATCAAGACTATATCGGCTACCGGCTCGATAAGTTTTCCAACAGTGATTCATTCGTCCCATACAACTTTGATATCTTCGTGAAGAACTATTTTTCCAGAGACCCTGAATCGATCGCCCTGCGGATCCGGAATGAAAGTCTGGGGACAGAATATATGTATCTATTCGACCATAGCCGATGGAAACAGGGGAATCATTATAAAGAAGGAGCTTCTCCCATTACCGATGAACCATCAGAGCCTAAGGATATGTTTGTCGTGGAGGAGCAGATCAATGATCCTGTCTCCATGGACCGTCTTGGGAAAGCGATGGTGTACTTCGGGTACGACTCCATTGACGGTCTCCTCACCCTTACGGATATGCCTGCGAAAAGTGCGTTTATCATCACGAATGAGGAGGGGGATATTCTGTACAGCTATGGAAAAGCCCCCACATCCCTCATTGACGGTCTTTCCTACAGTGCCGTGCAAAAGAAGGTGGATGATCATGGCCGGTATTATATCCAGTCATCCATAGAGCCGGTGAGCGGGCACATGGTGACGGCCATTGTACCTGAGAAAGAGATCGCTCAGCTGTTCACGTATAAAACGACGATCTTTTTCCTTTTGATCCTGCTTACGACCATAGCCATCATCCTTCCTTACTTTGCACTCAGGGGGTACTCCAAGCGGTTGGATGAAATCATGAACAAGATGAAGGAAGTCCAGGAAGGGAACATCGATGCACGTATCGAGACGACCCATGTAGACGATGATCTCACTGACATCTCGCACACCATCAATAAGACATTGGACGATCTGAATGATTACATCGATAAAGTGTATCGTTCCAAGCTGAAGCAGACAGAAGCGGAACTCGCCAACCTTCAGTCACAGATCAACCCACACTTCCTTTACAATACCTTGGAAGCGATCCGCATGAAGTCGCTATCTGAAGGAGGGAGGACGTCTGCAAAAATGATCGTACAGCTTGCCCACCTGTTCCGCTACTCCTTGAAGTCCGCAGACCTGGTGCCTGTAGAGGATGAAATCAATCATGCCCATCAATACATCGAGCTGTTCAAGGTCCGCTTCCCTGATCAGCTGACGACTGAACTGTATGTGGAAGAGGAGCTGAAGTCCCTTTATCTACCACCTTTCATCTTGCAGCCCTTCATCGAAAACTTTTTGATTCATGGGTTCAGGAGGGATAGGCAGGATAATCACTTGAGTGTCTCGATCCATAAAATGGGCGATACGGCCAGAATCATTATTGAAGATAATGGTACCGGGATTGAGCAGGATCGACTTCACAGCATCATGGAAAGGTTAAAGGAGGAAGTGGGATCCACCAGCTCCATCGGTGTGGGGAATGTCCATCGCCGGATCCGACTGAAATATGGAGAAGGATACGGGGTGGAGATAAAAAGCATAGCGGGTGTAAAGACGACCGTACAGATCACTCTACCATTCATGAAAGAGGTGCAATAA
- a CDS encoding glycoside hydrolase family 125 protein, whose amino-acid sequence MTEQVIPASFQHILEKVKKAYEHDPEVYTLFEKCFLNTYQTTLKKDEEGTFVITGDIPAMWLRDSSAQVRPYLILAKEDREIASMLKEVIQRQWKYILMDPYANAFNRTADNKGHQQDHTDMTPWIWERKYEVDSLCYPIQLTYLYWKATGDETVLNETLKEVLAVIHDLWRVEQDHEENSPYRFQRDDCRVSDTLLRDGKGGYSVPTGMTWSGFRPSDDACLYGYLVPANMFAAVVLGYAKEMLVTMGESDLGEKMAALGREIRDGIEAHAVVDHPEFGKIYSFETDGAGRYNLMDDANVPSLMAIPYMGYADAEDETYVNTRNFILSRHNPYYYEGKKASGIGSPHTPDHYIWHIGLAVQGMTAITRKERDAIVDMFKNTHGGTGFMHEGFDADRPEEFTRDWFAWANSMFSEFILSELGIHVPESPLAQSHHTS is encoded by the coding sequence ATGACAGAACAAGTGATACCAGCCTCATTTCAACACATACTGGAGAAGGTAAAGAAAGCCTACGAGCACGATCCCGAAGTGTATACTTTATTCGAAAAATGCTTTTTGAATACGTACCAGACCACCTTGAAGAAGGATGAAGAGGGAACCTTTGTCATTACAGGTGATATCCCGGCCATGTGGCTCCGTGACTCATCTGCACAGGTTCGTCCTTACTTGATCCTGGCCAAAGAGGACAGGGAAATCGCCTCCATGCTGAAGGAAGTCATCCAGCGACAATGGAAGTACATCCTCATGGACCCTTATGCCAATGCGTTCAACAGGACAGCGGACAATAAAGGGCATCAACAGGATCACACCGACATGACACCATGGATCTGGGAGCGTAAGTACGAGGTGGATTCCCTCTGCTATCCGATTCAGCTCACTTATCTATACTGGAAGGCGACGGGAGACGAGACGGTTCTGAATGAGACGCTTAAGGAAGTCCTTGCTGTGATCCATGATCTATGGAGGGTGGAGCAGGACCATGAAGAAAACTCCCCTTACCGGTTCCAACGTGATGACTGCCGCGTATCCGATACGCTGTTGCGCGACGGAAAGGGCGGCTATTCCGTACCGACAGGCATGACGTGGTCCGGATTCCGTCCGAGTGACGATGCCTGCCTATACGGGTATCTTGTGCCTGCCAATATGTTCGCAGCCGTTGTCCTCGGCTATGCAAAGGAAATGCTCGTTACGATGGGAGAATCTGATCTGGGTGAAAAGATGGCGGCACTCGGTCGTGAAATACGCGATGGCATCGAAGCACATGCCGTAGTGGACCATCCGGAATTCGGGAAGATCTACTCGTTCGAAACAGATGGTGCAGGACGATACAACCTGATGGACGACGCGAACGTACCTAGCCTCATGGCAATTCCATATATGGGGTATGCAGACGCAGAAGATGAGACGTACGTGAATACCCGAAACTTCATCCTCAGCCGTCACAACCCTTACTATTACGAAGGCAAAAAGGCTTCCGGAATCGGCAGCCCGCATACCCCGGATCACTACATTTGGCATATCGGCCTGGCGGTTCAGGGGATGACAGCCATCACCAGGAAAGAACGGGACGCAATCGTGGATATGTTCAAGAACACCCACGGGGGAACAGGTTTCATGCATGAAGGATTTGATGCCGATCGTCCGGAAGAATTCACACGCGATTGGTTCGCATGGGCGAACTCGATGTTCAGTGAATTCATCCTGAGTGAGTTGGGCATCCATGTTCCGGAAAGCCCGCTTGCCCAATCACACCACACTTCATAA
- a CDS encoding alpha-mannosidase translates to MGKKTAHIISHSHWDREWYMSLEEHKYYLVKLFDDLLAKLKEDPDFHSFHLDGQTIMVDDYLGVRPEREAEVKAYIREGRLIVGPWYILQDAFLTSSEANVRNLLYGMKDTAEWGQDGYLGYYPDTFGVYGQAPQLLKQANIDTAAFGRGVTPTGFNNQVHHDEFSSPYSEMVWEAPDGSQVLGILFANWYSNGNEVPSDREEARVYWEKKLAESERFASTSQLLYMNGCDHQPLQADITTAIEVANELMPDVTFKHSSFKAYIDDVKNELPDDLQTIRGELRNQKTDGWSTLVNTASARIYLKQANDRCQLLLEKVLEPLGVLVGDRDLHRDFSEYYWKLLMENHPHDSICGCSVDEVHREMVTRFEKVEKGAQRFIHEQLRDMASGLDTGHADPLAVPLILLHTEASSRVITQKVMVDKIYFSDRDFREIPGLLKGRELPVYALERADGTLIPVHVEDHGVSFGYDLPRDGFRRPYYGREISITFPIDFTTALGYEVVHLIPSDERIVGKGMWNEEKRQLENGNLLVTIHENGSYSLVDKRTGYEYPNLGVYEDSGDIGNEYMFKETGDRLRFTTEDALSAIDVVTDTPYKSIVEIRTTMIIPKSAHEHLQQERENLVWHPERTATRSEELTEFTITTTLTLLKGAEGLKVDVKMDNQVRDHRIRARFPVGKGNDHHYADSIFEIVKRPNQPERQWANPTFDHHMQRFASLDDGIQGLTVAGIGLHEYEITGGNVVELTLLRSVGELGDWGVFDTPEAQCIGEQSASFMIIPHAGSVLESNMYNRAYSYPLDPTVVQVERNDGNGSRGEAPFKWTGESLTLTAIKPSLKGTGIIVRWFNPTAEEQLLTVEGSVIYRSTILEEKKEQIGTGKAACAVRPYEIITMIIDEE, encoded by the coding sequence ATGGGGAAAAAGACAGCGCATATCATCTCTCATTCCCACTGGGACCGGGAATGGTACATGTCCTTGGAAGAACATAAATATTATCTGGTCAAACTGTTCGATGATCTTCTCGCGAAATTAAAGGAAGATCCTGATTTTCATAGTTTCCACCTTGATGGGCAGACCATCATGGTAGATGACTACCTTGGCGTCCGGCCGGAAAGGGAGGCGGAAGTGAAGGCGTATATCCGGGAGGGCAGGCTCATCGTCGGACCGTGGTACATTCTGCAGGATGCCTTTCTTACAAGCTCGGAGGCCAATGTCCGCAATCTCCTGTATGGGATGAAGGACACGGCAGAGTGGGGGCAGGACGGGTATCTCGGCTACTACCCTGATACGTTCGGCGTCTACGGTCAGGCACCCCAGCTCCTTAAGCAGGCCAATATTGATACAGCCGCCTTCGGAAGGGGCGTGACCCCGACGGGCTTTAATAACCAGGTGCACCATGATGAGTTCTCGTCGCCTTATTCCGAGATGGTTTGGGAAGCACCGGACGGATCGCAGGTGCTCGGGATCCTGTTTGCCAACTGGTACTCGAATGGAAATGAAGTTCCTTCAGACCGTGAAGAGGCGAGGGTCTATTGGGAGAAGAAGCTCGCGGAGTCGGAGCGGTTTGCCTCGACTTCCCAGCTCCTGTATATGAACGGATGCGATCATCAACCCTTGCAGGCAGACATTACGACGGCCATTGAAGTCGCCAACGAACTCATGCCGGATGTGACGTTTAAGCATTCGAGCTTCAAAGCATACATAGACGACGTGAAAAACGAGCTGCCCGATGATCTGCAAACGATCCGTGGGGAGCTGAGGAATCAAAAGACCGATGGTTGGTCAACGCTTGTGAACACGGCTTCAGCGCGCATCTATTTGAAGCAGGCGAACGACCGCTGCCAGCTGCTGCTGGAGAAAGTGCTTGAACCCCTTGGTGTTCTTGTGGGGGATCGGGATCTGCATCGGGATTTCTCAGAATACTACTGGAAGCTCCTCATGGAGAATCATCCACACGATAGCATCTGCGGGTGCAGTGTCGATGAAGTCCACAGGGAGATGGTGACGCGATTCGAGAAGGTGGAGAAGGGAGCGCAGCGCTTTATCCATGAGCAGCTCCGCGACATGGCGTCAGGCCTTGATACCGGGCATGCCGATCCGTTGGCAGTACCCCTTATCCTTTTACATACGGAAGCATCATCCCGGGTGATCACCCAAAAGGTGATGGTGGATAAGATCTACTTCAGCGACAGGGATTTCCGTGAGATCCCTGGGTTATTAAAAGGTCGTGAGCTTCCGGTATATGCATTGGAGCGCGCTGATGGGACGTTGATCCCGGTCCATGTAGAGGACCATGGCGTTTCCTTCGGATATGATCTGCCGCGTGATGGCTTCAGGCGTCCTTACTACGGCAGGGAGATCAGCATCACGTTCCCCATCGACTTCACGACGGCTCTCGGCTATGAAGTGGTACACCTCATTCCTTCAGATGAAAGAATAGTGGGAAAAGGGATGTGGAACGAGGAGAAGCGTCAGCTTGAAAACGGGAACCTTCTGGTGACCATCCATGAGAATGGAAGCTATAGCCTTGTGGATAAACGCACAGGCTATGAATATCCGAATCTCGGCGTCTATGAGGATAGCGGTGATATCGGGAACGAATACATGTTCAAGGAAACCGGAGATCGCCTCAGGTTTACGACGGAAGATGCCCTGTCTGCTATCGATGTCGTCACGGATACCCCATACAAATCCATCGTTGAGATCCGCACAACCATGATCATCCCGAAAAGCGCTCATGAACATCTCCAGCAAGAACGTGAAAACTTGGTATGGCACCCGGAGCGGACTGCAACGCGATCAGAAGAGTTGACGGAATTCACGATCACGACGACCCTCACCCTCCTGAAAGGAGCAGAGGGGCTGAAGGTGGATGTGAAGATGGATAATCAGGTAAGGGATCACCGTATACGGGCCCGATTCCCGGTCGGCAAGGGAAATGACCATCACTATGCGGACAGCATCTTCGAAATTGTCAAGCGTCCCAATCAACCGGAAAGGCAGTGGGCGAATCCGACATTCGACCACCATATGCAACGATTCGCGAGTCTTGATGACGGGATTCAGGGTCTCACGGTGGCAGGCATCGGTCTCCATGAATACGAGATCACAGGAGGAAACGTCGTGGAGCTCACCTTATTGCGGTCTGTCGGGGAACTGGGTGACTGGGGTGTGTTCGATACTCCGGAAGCACAGTGCATCGGGGAGCAATCGGCATCCTTCATGATCATTCCTCATGCAGGATCGGTTCTTGAATCCAACATGTATAACAGAGCGTACAGCTATCCGCTCGATCCGACCGTGGTCCAGGTCGAGCGGAATGATGGGAACGGCTCAAGAGGTGAAGCCCCCTTCAAGTGGACAGGAGAGTCCCTTACGCTTACGGCCATCAAACCATCACTGAAGGGAACTGGGATCATCGTCCGCTGGTTCAATCCGACAGCGGAGGAGCAGTTGTTGACCGTAGAGGGCAGCGTGATCTACCGTTCTACCATACTTGAAGAAAAGAAGGAACAGATCGGTACAGGAAAAGCGGCATGCGCCGTTCGACCGTATGAGATCATCACCATGATCATTGATGAAGAATAA
- a CDS encoding alpha-mannosidase yields the protein MFYSIQKIENRLNELDRLRYRDCRGLGPFSVHEPKQGEENLLPTHFEGEMNVHDTWSGRDRYLWLHTTLHVPEDERRAVLYLDLGRTGGGNNSGFESLLYLNGRPFQGVDSNHREVILPEGGRFDVTIQLWSGLEGGGNPSEQYYRLKEAWWGFLDGEVDEFYFKSKAILETAKELDEHDGVRSNLIALLNRVFYEIDWTDRGESFYESVRKAAAVLEAEKNKWQKHSEVTVHAIGHSHIDLAWLWRTKHTKEKAKRTFSTVLRLMELYPDYTYIQSQPQLYAWVKEEEPELYTAIQKKVEEGQWEVEGSMWVEADCNIPSGESFVRQLLYGKAFFQKEFDRRNRTLWLPDVFGYSWSLPQILRKSGIDTFMTTKISWNQYNRMPHDTFRWRGIDGSEILTHFITTPEPGRPADSWFYTYNGLVTGETVKGIWEKYRDKDVNRNLLLAYGYGDGGGGVNREMIEMKRKLSDVPGMPHVQSTRASDFFDELHETVDGTDQYVHTWDGELYLEYHRGTYTSQARMKEQNRQLELSYREAEFLAAWHALLNGWERYAGEALEEGWKKILLNQFHDIIPGSSINEVYEDAHLEYDEARIIQKGVVSDLESQIISKKQNWSFMHPHQYTAPVLMTVPGEHDSYEHEGKPVRTQPLSGGGTLVLVPDVKAFAYGTLTATGASPSEESPLSEIDLTHRSWETPFYRLSWNEQGQFTSIFDKAEGREMIEPGRAGNVLKLYEDKPMAHDAWDLDLYYMEKSKSIDLLKDCTILDNGPLQTTIEFRWEAPQVKIIQRIHCYAHSKRIDFETDVDWEARQQLLKVEFPVAIRSTEAIYDIQFGNVKRPTHWNTSWDVARFESVAHKWAALSEPFYGVSLMNDSKYGYSIKDNVMALSLLKGPVYPDPKADIGHHHFVYSLYPFAGQTAKHDVEREATYLNAPIRVMKGTASEEFTNSLLSISGTGVIVDTVKKAEERGTLIVRLHEMEGATTSCRINMDVRKWREVNLMEDEYLSEYTSGPIDLTFHPYEIKTIELEK from the coding sequence ATGTTTTACTCAATCCAAAAAATCGAAAATAGACTGAACGAACTGGATCGACTTCGTTACCGTGATTGCAGGGGGCTCGGCCCATTTAGCGTCCACGAACCGAAGCAGGGAGAAGAGAATCTCCTTCCAACCCATTTCGAGGGAGAAATGAATGTACACGATACGTGGTCCGGGCGGGACCGGTATTTGTGGCTCCACACTACTCTGCATGTACCCGAGGATGAGCGGAGAGCAGTGCTTTATCTCGACCTCGGGCGAACCGGCGGGGGAAACAACTCCGGGTTCGAGTCACTCCTTTACCTGAACGGACGACCGTTTCAGGGGGTAGATTCCAATCATCGTGAAGTGATCCTCCCTGAAGGAGGCCGATTCGATGTGACGATTCAGCTATGGTCGGGTCTTGAAGGCGGTGGGAACCCGTCGGAGCAATACTACCGGTTGAAAGAAGCGTGGTGGGGCTTCCTTGATGGTGAGGTCGACGAATTCTATTTCAAATCCAAAGCCATTTTGGAAACGGCCAAGGAGCTGGACGAACATGATGGTGTGCGCTCCAACTTGATTGCCCTCCTGAACAGGGTATTTTACGAAATTGACTGGACCGATCGGGGAGAGTCTTTTTATGAAAGCGTGAGGAAGGCAGCAGCTGTCCTGGAAGCGGAAAAGAACAAGTGGCAGAAGCACTCCGAAGTGACGGTTCATGCGATTGGTCATTCCCATATCGACCTTGCCTGGTTGTGGCGCACCAAACATACAAAGGAGAAGGCGAAAAGGACATTCTCAACCGTTCTCCGCCTCATGGAGCTGTACCCGGATTACACCTACATTCAGAGTCAACCGCAGCTGTATGCATGGGTGAAGGAGGAAGAGCCTGAGCTTTACACAGCCATCCAAAAAAAAGTCGAAGAGGGTCAATGGGAAGTGGAAGGCTCCATGTGGGTGGAAGCCGACTGCAACATCCCGTCGGGCGAATCCTTCGTCCGGCAGCTCCTCTATGGAAAGGCCTTTTTCCAGAAGGAATTCGATCGACGAAATCGCACGCTATGGCTTCCGGATGTCTTCGGCTACAGCTGGTCGCTCCCGCAGATTCTGCGAAAATCAGGGATTGATACCTTCATGACCACCAAGATCAGCTGGAATCAGTATAACCGCATGCCTCATGATACGTTCAGGTGGCGGGGGATCGACGGTTCCGAGATCCTGACCCACTTCATCACGACCCCGGAACCGGGCAGGCCTGCAGACTCCTGGTTCTATACGTACAACGGGCTCGTCACTGGAGAGACGGTGAAGGGCATCTGGGAAAAATACCGGGATAAGGATGTGAACCGGAATCTGCTCCTTGCTTACGGCTATGGGGACGGTGGGGGCGGAGTGAACCGCGAGATGATCGAGATGAAGCGGAAGCTGTCTGATGTGCCGGGCATGCCTCATGTTCAATCCACGCGTGCCTCGGATTTCTTTGATGAGCTTCACGAGACCGTGGATGGAACCGATCAGTATGTACACACATGGGACGGAGAGCTGTACCTCGAGTACCATCGTGGAACATACACATCCCAAGCCAGGATGAAAGAACAGAATCGGCAGCTTGAACTGTCCTACAGGGAAGCGGAGTTCCTTGCTGCCTGGCATGCTTTGCTAAACGGGTGGGAGCGGTATGCCGGGGAAGCCTTGGAAGAAGGGTGGAAGAAAATCCTCCTCAATCAGTTCCATGACATCATCCCGGGTTCCTCCATCAACGAAGTGTATGAGGACGCCCATCTTGAGTATGATGAGGCGAGAATCATCCAAAAGGGTGTTGTATCCGACTTGGAATCACAGATTATCAGCAAAAAGCAGAACTGGTCATTCATGCATCCCCATCAATACACAGCACCGGTCCTGATGACAGTCCCGGGTGAGCACGACTCCTATGAACACGAGGGGAAACCGGTACGGACCCAACCCTTGTCAGGAGGGGGCACGCTTGTACTGGTGCCGGATGTGAAGGCATTTGCATATGGCACGCTGACCGCAACGGGAGCAAGTCCTTCAGAGGAATCTCCTTTGAGCGAAATTGATCTTACCCATCGATCATGGGAAACGCCATTCTATCGATTATCCTGGAATGAACAAGGTCAATTCACAAGCATATTCGATAAAGCGGAAGGGCGCGAAATGATCGAGCCGGGACGTGCAGGGAATGTCCTGAAACTCTATGAAGATAAGCCGATGGCCCATGATGCCTGGGATCTTGATCTGTATTATATGGAAAAATCCAAGTCTATTGATTTACTGAAGGACTGTACTATACTTGATAATGGGCCCCTGCAGACGACCATCGAGTTCAGGTGGGAAGCCCCGCAGGTGAAGATCATTCAGCGGATCCATTGTTATGCCCATTCCAAACGGATCGATTTTGAAACGGATGTGGATTGGGAAGCCCGTCAACAGCTCCTCAAGGTGGAATTCCCCGTAGCGATACGGTCGACGGAAGCCATCTATGATATCCAGTTCGGGAACGTCAAACGACCGACCCACTGGAATACGTCCTGGGATGTGGCACGCTTCGAATCCGTCGCTCACAAGTGGGCGGCCCTTTCAGAACCATTCTATGGCGTCAGCCTCATGAACGACAGCAAATACGGCTATTCGATCAAAGACAATGTCATGGCCCTCTCCCTTCTCAAAGGTCCGGTTTATCCGGATCCGAAGGCCGATATCGGTCACCATCATTTTGTCTACTCCCTGTATCCATTTGCGGGACAAACGGCCAAGCATGATGTAGAAAGGGAAGCCACCTACCTGAATGCCCCCATCAGGGTTATGAAGGGAACGGCCTCTGAGGAGTTTACAAATTCCCTCCTCTCCATCAGCGGAACGGGCGTCATCGTCGATACAGTCAAGAAGGCGGAAGAGCGGGGTACGCTCATTGTGCGCCTTCATGAAATGGAAGGAGCCACCACGTCCTGCAGGATCAACATGGACGTGAGGAAATGGCGGGAAGTGAACCTCATGGAAGATGAGTATCTTTCGGAATACACTTCAGGTCCAATCGACCTCACCTTCCACCCATATGAAATAAAAACAATCGAACTGGAAAAGTGA